tgttatgtttgggggaaatccaatacaacacattaatgagtaccactctccatattttcaagcacagtggtggctgcatcatgttatgggtatgcttgtaatcgataAGGACTGGAGTTTTAGAATGGAgccaagcacaggcaaaatcctagaggaaaacctggttcagtctgcttttcaccagacactgagagatgaatacacctttcagcaagacaataacctaaaacacaaggccaaacctacactgtagttgcttaccaagaagacagggaatgttcctgagtggctgagttatagttttgacttaaacgtatatatgaaaatctatggcaagacctgaaaatggttgtcttgcAATCATCAaaaaccaatttgacagattttgaagaattttgaaaagaataatgggcaaatgttgcacaatccaggtgtggaacgctcttagagacttacccagaaaggtgctgctacaaagtattgacacaggggtatgaatactaatgtaaacaaaatatttcagtattttaattttcaataaatttgaacacatttctaaaaacatgttttcactatgTGTAATCTATGCATCTATATGTCATTTTATGAAtagacaagtaaaaaaaaaaaaaacatggtagGGCTCATACCGGTAACAAATTGAATTTCACCCCTGGTCCTAGGTACATGATGCCTTGTGTTGTCTATATCATGTCCAcctaataaacaggtgattgttGATAACATGGTTCTGTCATTTAATGAGGAAATAGCTTCTACTGTATGGCACAACTTATCCTATCATTCAccggaagagagagaagggatggagtGGAGTGGGTGTGAAGGTTTGAAGAAATGTCAAGTCTTGAAATAGGGGCTTTTATTTAGAAGGATTTCTTATTACCATACCGGAAATGACGCCATCGACATGCTCCCCGAGGTCAAAAGGTATACATCAGAACACATCGGAAGGAAAGTCACAGACGAtataataaaacatatttagaGTAATCAGGTATTTCGTATGCGTATATAACGAAATTATATTCGCTTTGTCGATAGGCATAGCCAGAACCATGTAGTCGTAAGCTAGCTAGGTCCACATGGATAGCTATAGCTAAGTTAGCCCACGCTGATCTAGCTAGCTCCGCTAACGTTAGCTGCCTTGTACACCGCTAGCTATCtagctgtagttgttgtagcgTGGACTGTAAAATAAACCCAATCTtacagtccacactataacagctATTGGGTTTATTATGCTTGCTAGTTACGTCCCGACTGATTTGCTCCAATGTTGGGATTGATTTGGGTCCCCTAAACAACATGAATAGAATAGCTAagtaactagctagccagctaactcaTGCTAACAGAGCAATGGCCACGTTCCAGGCTGATCTCAAAACGGCTGGTTATATGGTTTAAATATCAGCTAATGAGGACATACAGATGAGTGGTTTTACAGATGAGTGTTTTGGATCAGTAATGAGGACATCAGAtgagtgttttttaaatattttgacaGGTTCTCAGATGAGTGTTTTGATGTATACATCTTTTTTTACAGGTTCTCTAAAGTCCTGCCATTGACTGCATTGTCGTTGTTGCCACACGAGCAGAACAATATGAATCCACTCAGTTCAGAGAAGGAAACATTGATGGATGAAATTGAAAAGAGTTTATGGAATTTAACTGAGGACAATTTACGCTACCTGTGTGAACGGTGTGGAATGGATGGCTCTGAAATTAAAGGGATGAATCATCGCTTATTAAGGCGTAAAGTCATGGAGGAAATGTGGGACAATACGGAGTCAATGAAATCAGAGGAGCAGGGAATGTCTTGGTTAGTCCAACTGAAAGAGGACATCAGGAGGACACAGGAGGAGGGTAGCAGTGCACTCATGAGTCCCGGCCAATCAGATGACGTAGACCGGAATGAAGAACACAACAAGGGGGACAGGGATTGGTTGCCTAGCAACGGACTGACAGCGGAACCCTTGCATCCCAGCCAATGTGATGATGATGCTGTAGACTGCGATGAAGATTGGAATGAAGAGGGAGGAGCTGGGTTGCTTAGCAATGGACTGGAGGCGGAGTCAGCTCCAGAGAGCCACAGTTACGTGAGTATTTCCCAGTCAGAAAGTGTTTTGTTTGTCAACAATCTTCCCCTTGATTCCTTGACCTCCTATAAATGCATTGAAGGAGAATATCTGAGGTTCCTCCTCTTGGGACTTTTATCCTCCAATGTATTTTAAGACGAACCAAGTAATCAAAGATGATGGGAATCAAGGAATGACCTTTGAGATCAccttttaaaaattaaaaataaacattttagtcacttagcagacactcttatccagagagacttacatttcatttaactaggcaagtcagttaagagcaaattcttatttgcagTGACGGCctaaccccggccaaaccctaacccggacggcgctgggccaattgtgcgccgccctaacATGAGCaatttgggttaagtgccttgcttaagggcactttgacagatttttcactttgtcGGCTtgaggattcaaaccagcaacctttcggttattggtcCAATGctcttaatcactaggctacaTTTTGAGACTTCACAATTCCTTGACAAGTACGAGAGTGTTTCTCACCCTGATTCTCTATTTTAATGATTTCAGGACAAGCCTccaccacccccctcccctctcccagagTCTCCGGGTCGTGCCTCTCCCAGCAGGGCAGTATTGTGTGGTCTGAAGAGGGTGTCTGTACGGCTCGACGACTGCAGGAAGACACCAAGGCAGAGTAGCCATATAatacacaagacaacacagacgGGAGAGAAACCCCACAGCTGGTCTAATGCTGAACAACACAAAACCCTCTCAGGAGACAGGCCTGGCTCCCACATCTGTGATCACTGTGGGAAGAATTTTGTCACAGCTACGAATCTGAAAACACatttactgtgtctgtctggagagaaaccttacatGTGCTCTGAATGTGGAAAGAGATTCACGCAGGCCGGCAATCTTAAGAGACACCAGAGAACTCATACTGGGGAGAAGCCGTTTGTTTGTCCTCGTTGTGGGAAAGACTACAATGATTCTGGAAACTTAAAGAAACACATGAGGTCCCATGCTGTTAAACAACACACAGGGAACCCCAAAGTGAAACCTTACCTCTGCTCTGATTGTGGGAAGCAATTCATTGGAAAACAAAGCCTTGAATATCACCGAGAGGTTTTTCACACAGATCACCCTCACCGCTGTGGTCAATGTAAGAAGAGCTTCATAACTGCAGGAAGGCTGGAATCGCACATAAAAACAAGGCACCCGCCAAGTGATCCTCTGAAGAATCCACATGTGTGCTTGGAATGTGGAAGGGGATTCCCTGTGGCTGCTAGTCTTAAAAGACACCTGAGAATTCATTCTGAGGAGAAACCGTACTCCTGCCCTCAGTGTGGAAACAGTTACAGTGATCGTGGAAATTTAAAGAAACACATCAGAACTCACACAGAAGAGAAACCCTACCACTGCCTGGTGTGCGGGATGAAGTTCCGTCATACAAAAACGTTACAACGGCATCACCAGGAGAACCACAAGGGGGAGACACTGGGTCCCATCCACAGGCACCAAGACCCTCTTCCATGCCCCCACTGCGGGGAGGTGTTCTCTACCAAGGCTCTTCTAAAGGATCATGTACGGACCCACCCTAGCCGGGTCCACTGCTCCCAGTGCGACAAGACCTTTTCCAATAAAGGTAACTTACTTGTTCATCAGAGGAAACACACTGGAGAGAGGCCTTACCTTTGCcctcagtgtgggaagagtttctctcTGGCAGGTAGTCTAAAACTTCATCTCCGGATTCATGCGGGTGAGAAACCTTACTGCTGTACTTACTGTGACAAGAGATTCACAAGGAAGGGCCACTGCAATAGCCACATGCGAatccacactggagagaaaccgtacCAATGCCCTGACTGCGGGAGGAGGTTTGCTGACGGTAACGTCCTGAAAAACCACCGGCGTacccacacaggagagaaaccgttcCAGTGCCGCATGTGTGATAAAGCCTTCGCCCAGTTGACCAGTCTGAAGAAACATCAGGAGACACACAGCCATAATCACACTGTAAGATAAAGCCTTGGCCCAGTTGAGCAGTATGAAGAAACATCAGGAGACACAAATCCAGCCCGTCTCTGTCGGGAATCGCTACGTACCATACAATCAGTCCATCCCTAATACTTACCCACCCTGTCCCTTTGGCCCTCACCATGTTGGCAGTTCTAGGGAGGGATTTGGGACCAGGGGACTGAAGTTACCAGAGACAAACAGCTGTAAATACAACTTTGTATCGCCGACTTCCTCTCATTAGGGGCCATCGGAAGGCATTGGATCAGGTGTCTTCTTGATCTCTGGTTTTAAAAGACTTGTCAGCAATCTTACCAACCATGACCAGTTCATTTTAAATGACAAATGTGGGTATCCTGTTAGCCTGACATCCAGACCTGTTAGCCTGACATCCAGACCTGTTAGCCTGACATCCAGACCTGTTAGCCTGACATCCAGACCTGTTTTGTGCTAAAATTCCACTCTCCATGCCATGTTTGGCATATTAGAATTAGAAAACTGGATACTGTGTGGAATGTAAGCACAACTAGACTGCTACCCAGGCTAATATCTTGTATGTCTaacaaatcatattttttttCTGTCTCAAACTGAAATGATTCTGCTCGGCTCCCCGTTCAAGTTGAGTTTACATTTTAGCCCTGGAGTTTTGGTATTAACTGTGGATGTTTAGATATGTTGTCCATTTGAATTTATTGCTGAACCCCAACTACAGTTAATAAAAATGGTGACAGCAATGTGTTGTTGGAGTTGATTTTTGAGTAAGAAGGTTTAGGGTCCTAGCATAACCACGGGTCCTAGTTTAACCTAGGGTCCTAGTATAACCTAGGGTCCTAGTATAACCTAGGGTCCTGGCATAACCTAGGGTCCTAGTATAACCTAGGGTCCTGGCATAACCTAGGGTCCTAGCATAACCTAGGGTTCAAGTATAACCTAGGGTCCTGGCATAACCTAGGGTCACAGCATAACCTAGGGTTCAAGCTGTAGTAGGATGTCCCTGCAAGGAGCTGCTGTCGCGCAGAATCATCTACTGGCTTTTTACTGTCTCACTCTGCCTAACCTGGTTTACAGCTTTGGACAAGGTAAACTGGGAATCCAACTGTGACTTTTCAGAAAGTGATATATTTCTTATTCCCACTATAATCCGATCTCGGATCAGCTCTTCCCTGAGCGCGCCAAACTGACAATGTTCTGCTAGTTTGTGAACAGCTGTGATAAAACTGTCGGTGGTTT
The DNA window shown above is from Oncorhynchus tshawytscha isolate Ot180627B unplaced genomic scaffold, Otsh_v2.0 Un_contig_3519_pilon_pilon, whole genome shotgun sequence and carries:
- the LOC121845328 gene encoding zinc finger protein 883-like isoform X1; its protein translation is MLPEVKRFSKVLPLTALSLLPHEQNNMNPLSSEKETLMDEIEKSLWNLTEDNLRYLCERCGMDGSEIKGMNHRLLRRKVMEEMWDNTESMKSEEQGMSWLVQLKEDIRRTQEEGSSALMSPGQSDDVDRNEEHNKGDRDWLPSNGLTAEPLHPSQCDDDAVDCDEDWNEEGGAGLLSNGLEAESAPESHSYDKPPPPPSPLPESPGRASPSRAVLCGLKRVSVRLDDCRKTPRQSSHIIHKTTQTGEKPHSWSNAEQHKTLSGDRPGSHICDHCGKNFVTATNLKTHLLCLSGEKPYMCSECGKRFTQAGNLKRHQRTHTGEKPFVCPRCGKDYNDSGNLKKHMRSHAVKQHTGNPKVKPYLCSDCGKQFIGKQSLEYHREVFHTDHPHRCGQCKKSFITAGRLESHIKTRHPPSDPLKNPHVCLECGRGFPVAASLKRHLRIHSEEKPYSCPQCGNSYSDRGNLKKHIRTHTEEKPYHCLVCGMKFRHTKTLQRHHQENHKGETLGPIHRHQDPLPCPHCGEVFSTKALLKDHVRTHPSRVHCSQCDKTFSNKGNLLVHQRKHTGERPYLCPQCGKSFSLAGSLKLHLRIHAGEKPYCCTYCDKRFTRKGHCNSHMRIHTGEKPYQCPDCGRRFADGNVLKNHRRTHTGEKPFQCRMCDKAFAQLTSLKKHQETHSHNHTVR
- the LOC121845328 gene encoding gastrula zinc finger protein XlCGF26.1-like isoform X2; translation: MNPLSSEKETLMDEIEKSLWNLTEDNLRYLCERCGMDGSEIKGMNHRLLRRKVMEEMWDNTESMKSEEQGMSWLVQLKEDIRRTQEEGSSALMSPGQSDDVDRNEEHNKGDRDWLPSNGLTAEPLHPSQCDDDAVDCDEDWNEEGGAGLLSNGLEAESAPESHSYDKPPPPPSPLPESPGRASPSRAVLCGLKRVSVRLDDCRKTPRQSSHIIHKTTQTGEKPHSWSNAEQHKTLSGDRPGSHICDHCGKNFVTATNLKTHLLCLSGEKPYMCSECGKRFTQAGNLKRHQRTHTGEKPFVCPRCGKDYNDSGNLKKHMRSHAVKQHTGNPKVKPYLCSDCGKQFIGKQSLEYHREVFHTDHPHRCGQCKKSFITAGRLESHIKTRHPPSDPLKNPHVCLECGRGFPVAASLKRHLRIHSEEKPYSCPQCGNSYSDRGNLKKHIRTHTEEKPYHCLVCGMKFRHTKTLQRHHQENHKGETLGPIHRHQDPLPCPHCGEVFSTKALLKDHVRTHPSRVHCSQCDKTFSNKGNLLVHQRKHTGERPYLCPQCGKSFSLAGSLKLHLRIHAGEKPYCCTYCDKRFTRKGHCNSHMRIHTGEKPYQCPDCGRRFADGNVLKNHRRTHTGEKPFQCRMCDKAFAQLTSLKKHQETHSHNHTVR